The proteins below are encoded in one region of Streptomyces sp. NBC_00490:
- the metX gene encoding homoserine O-acetyltransferase MetX yields MNTVLTPSQVPLPPASGAWREGDPPGRRQWHVREKPLPLEAGGELPGVRLAFETWGQLAVDRSNAVLVLHALTGDSHVVGPAGPGHPTPGWWNGLIGPGLALDTDRWFVVAPNVLGGCQGSTGPSSVRPDGRRWGGAFPYLTQRDQVLAEADLADALGIDRWALVVGGSMGGMRALEWAVAYPQRTDALLLLATTSAASAEQIAWANIQLHSIRSDPHWHAGHFHDTGQGPHTGLGLARRLAHITYRSEPELQTRFGRSPQGAEDPWSGGRYQVESYLDHHAAKLVHRFDAGSYVVLSEAMNSHDIGRGRGGVRAALNRVTARTLVAGVDSDRLYPPSQQAELAAGIATSDHLRVIESPYGHDGFLIEVQQVAALVDELVL; encoded by the coding sequence CTGAACACCGTACTGACGCCCTCTCAGGTCCCCCTCCCGCCGGCCTCCGGGGCCTGGCGGGAGGGGGACCCGCCCGGACGCCGCCAGTGGCACGTCCGGGAAAAGCCGCTTCCGCTGGAGGCGGGCGGTGAACTGCCCGGCGTGCGGCTGGCGTTCGAGACGTGGGGGCAGCTGGCGGTGGACCGCTCCAACGCGGTACTCGTGCTGCACGCCCTCACCGGAGACAGCCATGTGGTCGGCCCCGCCGGCCCCGGCCACCCCACGCCCGGCTGGTGGAACGGGCTGATCGGTCCCGGTCTGGCCCTGGACACCGACCGCTGGTTCGTCGTGGCACCCAACGTGCTCGGCGGCTGCCAGGGCAGCACCGGGCCCTCGTCCGTGCGCCCCGACGGCCGTCGCTGGGGCGGCGCCTTCCCGTACCTGACGCAGCGTGACCAGGTGCTGGCCGAGGCGGACTTGGCTGACGCGCTGGGCATCGACCGCTGGGCGTTGGTGGTCGGCGGCTCGATGGGCGGCATGCGCGCGCTGGAGTGGGCCGTCGCCTATCCGCAGCGCACCGACGCCCTCCTGCTGCTCGCCACCACATCGGCGGCGAGCGCGGAGCAGATCGCCTGGGCCAACATCCAGCTGCACTCCATCCGTTCCGACCCGCACTGGCACGCGGGCCACTTCCACGACACCGGTCAGGGCCCGCACACCGGACTCGGCCTGGCCCGGCGGCTCGCCCACATCACCTACCGCAGCGAGCCGGAACTCCAGACCCGCTTCGGCCGCTCACCGCAGGGCGCGGAGGACCCGTGGTCGGGCGGGCGATACCAGGTCGAGTCCTACCTCGACCATCACGCCGCCAAGCTGGTGCACCGCTTCGACGCGGGCAGCTATGTCGTGCTGTCCGAGGCCATGAACAGTCATGACATCGGCCGCGGTCGCGGTGGTGTACGCGCCGCTCTGAACCGGGTGACCGCAAGGACCCTCGTCGCCGGAGTCGACTCCGACCGCCTCTACCCGCCCTCCCAGCAGGCCGAGTTGGCTGCGGGTATCGCCACCTCAGATCACCTCCGCGTCATCGAATCCCCCTACGGCCACGACGGCTTCCTCATCGAGGTGCAGCAAGTCGCCGCACTCGTGGACGAACTCGTTCTCTGA
- a CDS encoding nitroreductase family protein, with protein sequence MSPQPANTAVAVHPLLAERWSPRSFDATHTISDEELVSLLEAARWAPSARNAQPWRFLVGRRGDPTYQHIFSTLGTTNRLWAGTSSLLVAAVAAERLADGTPHQSAAYDTGLAVAQLSVQAHALGLRTHQMGGFDPERLRTSLGVPDGYRPLSVTAIGALAPADLLPPDLRARETAARERRPLSETFFADAWGTPLPVRHHG encoded by the coding sequence ATGTCCCCCCAACCCGCGAACACGGCCGTGGCCGTCCACCCGCTGCTCGCCGAGCGCTGGAGCCCGCGCTCGTTCGACGCCACGCACACGATCAGCGACGAAGAGCTCGTATCACTGCTGGAGGCGGCCCGCTGGGCTCCCTCCGCGCGCAACGCGCAGCCGTGGCGCTTCCTCGTCGGACGCCGCGGCGACCCGACGTACCAGCACATCTTCAGCACTCTGGGGACCACCAACCGGCTGTGGGCGGGGACCAGTTCCCTGCTCGTCGCGGCGGTGGCCGCCGAGCGCCTCGCGGACGGCACACCGCATCAGAGCGCCGCATACGACACCGGGCTCGCGGTGGCCCAACTGTCCGTACAGGCACACGCCCTGGGGCTGCGCACCCATCAGATGGGCGGCTTCGACCCCGAGCGGCTGCGCACGTCGCTGGGCGTCCCGGACGGCTACCGGCCGCTTTCCGTCACCGCGATCGGCGCCCTGGCCCCGGCCGATCTCCTCCCACCGGATCTGCGCGCCCGCGAGACCGCCGCCCGCGAGCGGCGCCCCCTGTCGGAGACGTTCTTCGCGGACGCCTGGGGTACTCCGCTTCCTGTTCGGCACCATGGTTGA
- a CDS encoding quinone oxidoreductase family protein → MRAYGFKSNGGPEVLEEIQVPTPAPGPGQVLIEVAYAGVNFAEVQHRRGEFGEPDGPGGYDVPGLEVSGTVAALGTGATGPAVGEEVAAYLPAFGGYAEFAVADAEFVRPASGLPLAHAAGVPCVYPTAYGVLTDAGRLREGESVLIHAAAGGVGSAAARIARALGAAHVFGTVGSPGKTELATALGYDALFPREGSADAVRETTAGHGVDLVLDPVGGPVRRASLDVLAPFGRVVVYGDLGLHQDWTADAWDLWKNNRSIAGYNIGDVARRSPATIGEHLSRALSLLASGALPYAPPTVIPWTEVAETHRLFEAGATSGKTVLDIAGHAERSPA, encoded by the coding sequence ATGCGTGCCTACGGATTCAAGTCGAACGGCGGCCCGGAGGTCCTGGAGGAGATCCAGGTACCGACACCGGCACCGGGCCCCGGTCAGGTACTGATCGAGGTCGCGTACGCGGGCGTGAACTTCGCCGAAGTGCAGCACCGGCGCGGCGAGTTCGGTGAGCCCGACGGCCCAGGCGGCTACGACGTGCCCGGGCTGGAGGTCTCCGGCACGGTCGCCGCGCTCGGCACCGGGGCAACAGGGCCGGCTGTCGGCGAGGAGGTCGCCGCCTACCTTCCCGCTTTCGGCGGGTACGCCGAGTTCGCCGTGGCCGACGCGGAGTTCGTCCGGCCGGCGAGTGGGCTACCCCTGGCACATGCGGCGGGAGTCCCGTGCGTCTATCCGACGGCCTACGGCGTGCTGACGGACGCGGGACGGCTGCGCGAGGGTGAGAGCGTACTGATCCATGCCGCGGCCGGCGGGGTCGGATCGGCCGCGGCACGGATCGCGCGTGCGCTAGGTGCGGCACACGTCTTCGGTACCGTCGGCTCCCCCGGGAAGACGGAACTGGCCACCGCTCTGGGCTACGACGCCCTGTTTCCCCGGGAAGGCTCCGCGGACGCGGTCCGGGAGACCACCGCGGGCCACGGAGTGGACCTGGTGCTGGACCCGGTCGGCGGGCCGGTGCGGCGGGCGAGCCTGGACGTACTGGCCCCCTTCGGCCGGGTCGTCGTCTACGGGGACCTGGGGCTCCACCAGGACTGGACGGCGGACGCGTGGGACCTGTGGAAGAACAACCGAAGCATCGCCGGGTACAACATCGGCGACGTGGCCCGCCGCTCCCCGGCCACGATCGGCGAGCACCTGTCCAGGGCACTGTCCCTGCTCGCCTCCGGAGCACTTCCCTACGCCCCTCCGACCGTCATCCCGTGGACCGAGGTCGCCGAGACCCACCGGCTCTTCGAGGCCGGCGCCACCAGCGGGAAGACCGTGCTCGACATCGCGGGGCACGCGGAACGCAGCCCCGCGTGA
- a CDS encoding MDR family NADP-dependent oxidoreductase, with product MTAAPPSTTREIRLVTAPEQLPGADHLSVVETPLPPPGPAQVVVRNQYFLVFPGLRTLIGGEAKDVPLPSVRVGDALFGPAVGEVVAAGPGSGLRPGDKVTHLLGWREHALLAATDCAPLDDALPDPVAYLSSGVAAYAGLTRLADVRPHDTVLVTGAAGAVGSLAGQVARLLGAGRVIGTTRSAHKADRLRTELGYDAVVVPGATPFAEQLAAAAPDGIDVLLDTVGGEQLTSAVRAARRGARFALIGALSGQLSPEPDSDGASAPAEIDTFRIITQGITLRGFSSADLSQSTDEWNKRFGDWLRSGEMVFPHVRIPGIDRAPGALQELIEGRHTGTVVVELPQR from the coding sequence ATGACCGCCGCACCGCCCTCCACGACCCGAGAGATCCGTCTGGTCACCGCACCCGAGCAGCTGCCCGGGGCCGATCACCTGTCCGTAGTCGAGACGCCGCTGCCCCCGCCCGGGCCGGCCCAAGTCGTGGTCCGCAACCAGTACTTCCTCGTCTTCCCGGGGCTGCGCACACTCATCGGAGGCGAAGCCAAGGACGTACCCCTGCCCTCCGTCCGCGTCGGGGACGCACTGTTCGGCCCCGCCGTCGGCGAAGTCGTCGCGGCCGGCCCCGGCAGCGGGTTGCGCCCCGGCGACAAGGTGACCCACCTGCTCGGCTGGCGCGAGCACGCCCTGCTGGCGGCGACCGACTGCGCACCGCTGGACGACGCGCTGCCCGACCCCGTCGCATACCTGTCCTCCGGTGTCGCCGCGTACGCAGGACTCACCCGACTGGCCGACGTACGCCCCCATGACACGGTCCTCGTCACCGGAGCCGCCGGCGCCGTGGGCAGCCTGGCGGGACAGGTGGCCCGGCTGCTCGGCGCCGGTCGGGTCATCGGCACCACCCGCTCGGCGCACAAGGCCGACCGGCTGCGCACCGAACTCGGCTACGACGCGGTGGTGGTGCCGGGCGCGACGCCGTTCGCCGAGCAGCTGGCCGCTGCGGCGCCGGACGGCATCGACGTACTGCTGGACACGGTCGGCGGCGAGCAGCTGACCTCTGCTGTCCGCGCCGCACGCCGTGGCGCACGGTTCGCGCTGATCGGCGCACTCTCCGGGCAACTGTCACCGGAACCGGACAGCGACGGCGCCAGTGCGCCGGCGGAGATCGACACCTTCCGGATCATCACGCAGGGCATCACTCTCCGAGGATTCAGCAGCGCGGACCTCAGCCAATCGACAGACGAATGGAACAAACGCTTCGGTGACTGGCTGCGCTCCGGCGAGATGGTCTTCCCGCATGTACGGATCCCGGGCATCGATCGCGCGCCAGGAGCGTTGCAGGAACTGATCGAGGGGCGGCACACCGGCACCGTCGTCGTGGAACTCCCGCAGCGGTGA
- a CDS encoding MerR family transcriptional regulator: protein MRIGDAAAAAGTTPRALRFYEERGLLPPRPRTPAGQREYGPADVARVKVIRELLALGLTVEDLGSLSDRIHLLVDDPRQRCADSSDGPGAVVVHRRLATLDAEIDRLTRLRTRLAGRTTATE from the coding sequence ATGCGGATCGGGGACGCGGCGGCAGCGGCAGGGACGACACCACGCGCACTGCGGTTCTACGAGGAACGCGGCCTGCTGCCACCACGACCTCGAACGCCGGCCGGACAGCGTGAGTACGGTCCGGCCGACGTGGCACGGGTCAAAGTGATCCGGGAGCTCCTGGCTCTCGGACTCACGGTGGAGGATCTGGGCAGCCTTTCCGACCGCATCCACCTGCTCGTCGACGACCCGCGGCAGCGCTGCGCCGACAGCTCGGACGGCCCCGGCGCCGTCGTCGTGCACCGCAGACTGGCGACCCTTGACGCCGAGATCGACCGCCTGACCCGGCTGCGGACCAGGCTGGCGGGGCGGACCACCGCAACGGAGTGA
- a CDS encoding TetR/AcrR family transcriptional regulator yields the protein MSSTASSAGNGVSRGRVDKRQAILDGAFAVFARRGYAQACVQEIAEEARVAKPTVYSHLNDKETLFRHTIEAAADTVMAENLALVERLRERAPDDDLRVALADLAQRLLRVCCGERARALRWLTYAQMARFPDLIETVQERTAHRPRAALADRLARLALAGRLRPCDPEQAAEHFFALLTGPLESRSRLGTRRVPAAELRVIADAAVDVFLRAYGSD from the coding sequence ATGAGTTCAACAGCGTCAAGCGCGGGCAATGGCGTCTCGCGCGGGCGGGTCGACAAGCGACAGGCGATCCTGGACGGCGCGTTCGCCGTCTTCGCGCGGCGCGGATACGCACAGGCATGCGTCCAGGAGATCGCGGAGGAGGCGCGCGTCGCCAAACCGACCGTCTACAGCCACCTGAACGACAAGGAGACCCTCTTCCGTCACACCATCGAGGCAGCGGCCGACACTGTGATGGCGGAGAACCTCGCGCTCGTCGAGCGGTTGCGCGAGCGGGCCCCGGACGATGACCTGCGTGTCGCGCTTGCGGACCTGGCTCAGCGACTGCTGCGGGTCTGCTGCGGCGAACGCGCTCGTGCGCTGCGCTGGTTGACCTACGCTCAGATGGCGCGGTTCCCCGACCTGATCGAGACGGTGCAGGAGCGCACCGCGCACCGTCCCCGCGCGGCGCTCGCCGACCGGCTGGCCCGCCTGGCGCTCGCCGGCCGCCTGCGTCCATGCGATCCGGAGCAGGCCGCCGAACACTTCTTCGCCCTGCTCACCGGCCCCTTGGAGTCCCGCTCCCGGCTGGGCACCCGTCGGGTCCCGGCCGCCGAGCTCCGCGTCATCGCGGATGCGGCCGTGGACGTCTTCCTGCGCGCGTACGGGAGCGACTGA
- a CDS encoding Dabb family protein: protein MIVHTLRFAFKDETTEEQKAQVLALMRRTASVESVSFATVGQSLGDPAEGLTHAYCVGIEDLEALERYMHDPVHLAGDPEILPHLAKISIGPDLSDDMAPELADEIIALHEKKAAMHPEWAAQLEPLLEIQLASGLSDRS from the coding sequence ATGATCGTTCACACGCTGCGCTTCGCCTTCAAGGACGAGACGACCGAGGAGCAGAAGGCCCAGGTGCTCGCGCTGATGCGGCGAACGGCGTCCGTCGAGTCGGTCTCGTTCGCAACAGTCGGGCAGAGCCTGGGCGATCCCGCCGAGGGCCTTACCCACGCCTACTGCGTGGGCATTGAGGACCTGGAAGCTCTGGAGCGGTACATGCACGACCCGGTTCACCTGGCGGGAGACCCCGAGATCCTCCCGCACCTGGCCAAGATCTCCATCGGCCCCGACCTTTCCGACGACATGGCCCCGGAGCTGGCCGACGAGATCATCGCGCTGCACGAGAAGAAGGCCGCCATGCACCCGGAGTGGGCCGCCCAGCTCGAACCGCTCCTTGAGATTCAGCTCGCCTCGGGGCTGTCAGATCGTTCATGA